The proteins below are encoded in one region of Brassica napus cultivar Da-Ae chromosome A6, Da-Ae, whole genome shotgun sequence:
- the LOC106442352 gene encoding uncharacterized protein LOC106442352: MSFYFDSREWMDQRIDPQSNSVSEVFLGGINAFLQFACNQADYEERQTLLCPCARCKNVKQRDAKVVSRHLFLYGFKGNYYVWTSHGEKFYTVGESSGANHSTGEEEMWENPNWNAHEDHYQDNLEVPADIAPPYIPADIAPPAETDVAEPYRDNVFEAFEAASQPLYEGCADGISQFSLTSRMLKMKTDYNLAETCVDEISEVFKTMLPQPNNAPATYYETKKLTRGLGLPVQKIDVCVKNCMLFWKEDAKLVSCRLCGEDRYYPNNGKGKNKPKQRMFYMPIADRLKRLYQLEATASNMRWHKEHVTPEGEMHHPSDAIAWKHFNEVYPGFAAESRNIYLCLSTDGFNPIGMNGEAHSLWPVIVTPYNLPPGMCMKREFLYLSVLIPGPKHPRKSLDIYIQPLIEELQMLWRNGVEAYDISMKERFKMRAVLMWTISDFPAYGMLSGWTTHGRLACPYCQDETGAFWLSNGRKHRWFDYHRRFLDADHPYRKNTQAFRRGKTVLDPPPPWLTGEEILRERINNIEGLSSSVECGGNGHDNPSKTISGYGVTHNWVKKSIFWELPYWENHLLRHSLDFMHIEKNFFDNLTNTLLNAPGKTKDNIKSRLDLPGLCKRRDLEMKEDGTMPVPIFRLPNAEKRAFLLWLKNDIKFPDGYASKFSRCIDENNLKLHGLKSHDCHVIMERLYPFAFAELLPKNVHTAIRDIALFFRDISSKILKESDVGLLKANIGVKLCNLEKIFPPSFFDVMEHLLVHLPDEVALGGPVHFRWMYVFERYMYHLKQMVKNKARIAGSIVAQWINEEISNASSNFFGHPEIMSIPEGPNDIRFTYNYPDVPPLFYHEGRISGQCSTGWLNDEDNTILQTFMMLNCETFAPYERMFEEYMTLNVPDITPVAMQKAKDTKFADWCKDYINDAIQFYTFPMWMLDFVQGPRRSYRSWPIYHTRGYTFHTHNHGQNKRTQHYGVCVPGTNETDYYGLVQEIMMVEYHGDVGLKVMVFKCSWFDNTTNRGMRIHPFGLVDVSPRRQYAKYDPFVLSGNCDQACFIPYPRVRRQSVDDWWACAKIIPRGIRETPEIALTAWQDDRRDQVAESSLLRVETHVVDDVSDYDIAPVNPPNDEYVSDGDVEADRDSDDDSE, from the exons atgtCTTTCTACTTTGATTCAAGAGAGTGGATGGATCAAAGGATTGATCCTCAGAGTAATTCTGTTTCAGAAGTGTTTCTTGGAGGCATCAATGCATTTCTTCAATTTGCGTGTAATCAAGCCGATTATGAAGAGCGGCAAACATTATTGTGTCCGTGTGCTCGATGCAAAAATGTGAAGCAACGAGATGCAAAAGTTGTTTCAAGACATCTATTCTTATACGGTTTTAAGGGAAATTATTATGTTTGGACAAGTCATGGAGAGAAATTCTACACTGTTGGTGAGAGTTCTGGAGCGAATCATTCAACGGGTGAAGAAGAAATGTGGGAAAATCCTAATTGGAATGCTCATGAAGATCACTACCAGGATAATTTAGAAGTACCAGCGGACATTGCGCCACCATACATACCAGCAGACATTGCACCACCAGCAGAGACGGATGTGGCAGAGCCATATCGTGACAATGTTTTTGAAGCATTTGAAGCTGCCAGTCAACCTCTCTACGAAGGGTGTGCAGACGGAATAAGTCAGTTCTCTCTTACTTCGCGGATGTTGAAAATGaagacggattataatttggcgGAAACTTGTGTAGATGAGATATCTGAAGTATTTAAAACAATGCTTCCGCAGCCGAATAATGCTCCAGCAACATACTACGAGACAAAGAAACTGACACGAGGGCTTGGTTTACCCGTTCAGAAGATTGATGTTTGTGTGAAGAATTgtatgctattttggaaagaagATGCGAAGTTGGTTAGTTGTAGGCTTTGTGGAGAAGATCGCTACTATCCGAACAATGGAAAAGGAAAAAACAAGCCAAAGCAGAGAATGTTTTACATGCCTATTGCAGATCGTCTGAAACGTCTATACCAACTTGAGGCGACAGCTTCCAATATGCGGTGGCATAAGGAACATGTGACTCCGGAAGGCGAAATGCATCACCCATCTGATGCTATagcgtggaaacattttaacGAGGTATATCCTGGATTTGCTGCTGAAAGCCGGAATATTTATCTATGCCTATCGACCGATGGATTTAATCCGATTGGTATGAATGGGGAAGCACATTCCCTTTGGCCCGTTATTGTAACTCcatacaatttaccgccgggaATGTGTATGAAAAGAGAATTCCTTTACCTTTCGGTGCTAATTCCTGGACCCAAACACCCAAGAAAAAGCTTAGATATTTACATTCAACCATTGATTGAAGAATTACAGATGTTGTGGAGGAATGGTGTGGAGGCATATGATATTTCAATGAAAGAAAGATTCAAAATGCGAGCAGTTTTGATGTGGACGATAAGCGATTTTCCAGCTTATGGAATGCTTTCAGGTTGGACGACTCATGGTCGGTTGGCGTgcccatattgtcaagatgagaCTGGTGCATTCTGGTTATCTAACGGAAGGAAACATAGATGGTTTGATTACCACAGAAGGTTCTTAGATGCAGATCATCCTTACCGGAAAAACACTCAAGCATTTAGACGGGGAAAAACAGTTTTAGATCCTCCTCCACCATGGTTGACCGGAGAAGAAATATTGCGTGAAAGGATAAATAATATCGAAGGTTTATCATCATCTGTGGAATGTGGAGGGAATGGACATGATAACCCATCCAAGACAATATCTGGATATGGAGTTACTCACAATTGGGTAAAGAAGAGTATCTTCTGGGAGTTACCGTATTGGGAAAATCATCTTCTTCGGCATAGCCTTGAtttcatgcatattgagaaaaaCTTCTTCGACAACCTGACGAACACATTGTTAAATGCTCCTGGAAAGACGAAAGACAACATCAAAAGCAGATTGGATCTTCCAGGACTATGCAAAAGGCGGGATTTAGAGATGAAGGAGGATGGAACGATGCCTGTGCCAATATTCAGGCTGCCTAATGCGGAAAAACGAGCATTTCTTCTCTGGTTGAAAAATGACATAAAATTTCCCGATGGATACGCCTCGAAATTTAGTCGATGTATTGACGAAAACAATTTAAAGTTACATGGACTgaaaagtcatgattgtcatgtcatAATGGAACGACTATATCCATTTGCGTTTGCTGAACTCCTTCCCAAAAATGTTCACACAGCGATTAGAg ATATTGCTCTCTTCTTCCGAGATATCTCTTCGAAGATTTTGAAAGAGTCAGATGTTGGCCTATTAAAGGCAAATATCGGTGTGAAGCTTTGTAACTTGGAAAAAATATTTCCTCCATCGTTCTTCGATGTTATGGAACATCTTCTTGTGCACCTCCCAGATGAAGTAGCCTTAGGTGGTCCTGTCCATTTTAGGTGGATGTATGTATTTGAGAGATACATGTATCATTTGAAGCAGATGGTCAAAAACAAAGCACGTATTGCAGGTTCAATAGTTGCACAATGGATAAATGAGGAGATTTCTAATGCGTCCTCAAATTTTTTTGGGCATCCTGAAATCATGAGCATTCCAGAAGGTCCGAATGATATTCGTTTCACATACAATTATCCGGATGTACCCCCCTTGTTTTACCATGAAGGGAGAATTAGTGGTCAATGCTCAACTGGTTGGTTGAATGATGAAGATAACACTATTCTTCAGACATTTATGATGCTCAACTGTGAAACATTTGCTCCATATGAAAG GATGTTTGAAGAATATATGACGTTAAATGTTCCTGATATTACTCCAGTTGCAATGCAAAAAGCGAAAGACACCAAATTTGCTGATTGGTGCAAGGACTAC ATTAATGATGCGATTCAGTTTTACACATTTCCTATGTGGATGTTGGATTTTGTACAAGGTCCAAGGCGTAGTTACAGGTCTTGGCCAATATACCACACACGTGGATACACTTTCCACACTCATAACCATGGTCAAAATAAGAGAACTCAACATTATGGTGTATGTGTACCTGGAACCAACGAGACAGACTACTATGGTCTTGTACAAGAGATCATGATGGTAGAGTATCATGGTGATGTTGGCTTGAAAGTCATGGTTTTTAAATGTTCGTGGTTTGACAACACAACAAATCGCGGTATGAGAATACATCCATTTGGTCTTGTTGATGTCTCACCACGAAGACAATATGCAAAATATGATCCTTTTGTATTATCAG GTAATTGTGATCAAGCATGTTTTATTCCTTATCCACGGGTACGTCGACAGTCAGTCGATGATTGGTGGGCATGCGCAAAAATTATTCCCCGAGGAATCCGTGAAACACCAGAAATTGCGTTAACGGCATGGCAAGATGATAGACGTGATCAGGTTGCTGAAAGTTCATTGTTACGGGTGGAGACACATGTTGTTGATGATGTGTCTGATTATGATATTGCTCCGGTGAATCCTCCAAACGATGAATATGTATCTGATGGTGATGTAGAAGCAGACCGTGATTCAGATGATGATTCAGAATAG
- the LOC125575731 gene encoding uncharacterized protein LOC125575731 gives MLGLEEKEMMMKKVRKATPELATSKTIVWWDMDSCPLPNGYEPSRVGPRIDTELKNQGYNGPLTIIGIGNLEGVPHDFLKALSSGGVVIKQLPLGSDMMSCVRRALFSREPRFEPPLSMMLITAVHAELLEDVICVFFNRGPRYNLLLAFTAVTEHADPEPPTLLVDNFGGEWVWDRLGLLKDPGSPNYDTRRQDTGCELHCCGLCDDFSSDSFDDFKAHLDSPQHADKMHEYLSYLAGRFNRVLENFESAVRLQESYLAKVEAKRREFVTWFGLYDSDDEDDTPKPQKAS, from the exons ATGTTAGGCTtagaagagaaagagatgatgatgaagaaggtgAGGAAGGCGACGCCAGAGTTGGCGACCTCTAAAACGATCGTGTGGTGGGACATGGACAGCTGTCCGCTCCCAAATGGTTATGAGCCAAGTCGAGTCGGTCCGAGAATAGACACGGAGTTGAAGAATCAAGGTTACAATGGTCCGCTCACCATAATTGGCATTGGTAACCTGGAAGGAGTCCCTCATGACTTTCTGAAAGCGCTCTCTTCCGGTGGAGTCGTTATTAAACAGCTTCCACTAG GATCCGACATGATGAGCTGTGTGCGCCGTGCTTTGTTTTCGAGAGAACCTCGTTTTGAACCTCCCTTGTCAATGATGCTCATAACTGCCGTCCATGCCGAGCTATTGGAAGATGTCATTTGCGTGTTTTTTAATCGTGGCCCCCGTTACAATCTTCTGCTGGCTTTTACAGCCGTTACCGAACATGCAGACCCAGAGCCTCCAACCCTACTAGTCGACAACTTTGGTGGAGAGTGGGTCTGGGATAGGCTTGGCTTACTGAAAG ATCCAGGGTCTCCCAACTATGATACCAGAAGACAGGACACAGGCTGTGAATTGCATTGTTGCGGATTATGCGACGATTTTTCTTCCGACAGCTTTGATGATTTCAAAGCCCACCTCGACAGTCCCCAACATGCAGATAAG ATGCATGAGTATCTTAGTTACCTTGCGGGAAGGTTTAATCGGGTCTTAGAAAATTTTGAGTCCGCCGTTAGGCTTCAAGAG TCTTATCTTGCAAAAGTGGAGGCAAAAAGGCGAGAGTTTGTAACGTGGTTCGGCTTGTATGATtctgatgatgaggatgatacTCCCAAGCCTCAGAAGGCAAGTtag
- the LOC106454035 gene encoding uncharacterized protein LOC106454035 — MNSPRVPPPMPPGATGPASMPPGATGPASMPPGATGPASNRAASSSRSNSYPRMTLNAMLNSPARLAQPHLHPDKINGALWFGIDPCVNSFIRATWQAYYMGPWKSWRTVPDERRESWWQTFVQNFYWDPEFNDLVYGLWKKETWTTIGERISKKKRQHKKPKYINEADWTLLLEYWATEAAKKKSKKAAKSRKSDPVGKGCHKHNAGPRSFARIEYNMMVASGTNERPSFTDLVRATHTRPDGTFVDYRAEELVTQAEMEATQLSNTDGSPGSPKLLKNVVGYLRNAKGKRGHVYGLGSAQYREQAPSSRVPNGLARNLELEMRVGGLETSLQSVREDVSEVKQDVSEMKQEFASTRDAINQLLQMLRPPQAPTEQTYAQPQVPTPQP, encoded by the exons ATGAACTCACCAAGAGTACCTCCTCCTATGCCTCCTGGTGCTACTGGACCGGCTTCTATGCCTCCTGGTGCTACTGGACCGGCTTCTATGCCTCCTGGTGCTACTGGACCGGCTTCGAACCGTGCTGCTTCCTCTTCTCGTTCCAATAGCTACCCGCGGATGACTCTCAATGCCATGCTCAATTCACCTGCTAGGCTAGCACAGCCTCATCTCCATCCAGATAAAATCAATGGAGCTTTATG GTTTGGTATTGACCCATGTGTCAACTCTTTCATTCGGGCAACTTGGCAAGCGTACTACATGGGGCCTTGGAAGAGTTGGAGGACGGTTCCTGATGAaaggagggaatcatggtggcAAACCTTTGTG cAAAATTTCTATTGGGACCCTGAGTTTAATGACTTAGTCTACGGTCTTTGGAAGAAAGAAACGTGGACAACCATTGGTGAAAGGATAAGCAAGAAGAAGAGGCAACATAAGAAGCCAAAGTACATCAATGAAGCTGACTGGACTCTCCTGTTAGAGTATTGGGCGACCGAGGCAGCTAAAAAGAAGAGCAAGAAGGCTGCAAAATCTCGCAAGTCTGATCCTGTGGGTAAAGGCTGCCACAAGCATAATGCAGGACCTCGGTCTTTTGCAAGGATTGAGTATAACATG ATGGTGGCTTCTGGTACTAATGAGAGGCCATCATTCACCGACCTAGTTAGGGCGACACACACCAGACCAGATGGAACTTTTGTGGACTACCGTGCTGAAGAGTTGGTTACTCAAGCCGAGATGGAAGCCACACAACTCTCTAACACTGACGGATCACCCGGGAGTCCAA AGCTGCTTAAGAATGTGGTTGGTTATTTGCGG AATGCTAAGGGTAAGAGGGGGCATGTTTATGGACTCGGCAGTGCCCAATACAGGGAGCAAGCACCTTCTTCACGCGTCCCTAATGGTCTTGCGCGCAACCTGGAGCTGGAGATGCGGGTGGGAGGTCTTGAGACAAGCCTCCAAAGTGTGAGGGAGGACGTGTCTGAGGTGAAGCAGGATGTGTCCGAGATGAAGCAGGAGTTTGCATCAACAAGAGATGCAATCAATCAGCTCCTCCAAATGCTTCGTCCCCCACAAGCACCTACTGAACAGACTTATGCTCAGCCCCAAGTCCCAACTCCTCAGCCCTAA
- the LOC125575732 gene encoding zinc finger protein ZAT8-like, protein MVARSENLDRTVEGTAGNNEKLERTVEDKAANCLMLLSRIGENGGGGRESRVYRCKTCMKEFSSFQSLGGHRASHNKHVNNSSSDEQSSLSSGSIAKTKRKTTNTTRSHPCPICDVDFPIGQALGGHMRKHRNEEEASGALVTRSFFPEAATSMITTLKKSSSGKRVACFDLGPDSVESSINLNLELGSSMY, encoded by the coding sequence ATGGTTGCAAGAAGTGAGAATCTTGATCGGACTGTGGAAGGTACGGCGGGAAATAACGAAAAACTTGAGAGGACGGTGGAAGATAAGGCGGCGAACTGTCTGATGCTGTTATCAAGAATTGGAGAAAACGGCGGAGGAGGCCGAGAGAGTCGTGTTTACAGATGCAAAACGTGTATGAAAGAGTTCTCatcgttccaatctttaggaGGCCATCGCGCAAGCCACAATAAACACGTTAACAACAGCAGCAGCGACGAACAGTCGTCACTTTCTTCGGGATCCATCGCTAAGACCAAGAGGAAGACCACGAACACAACAAGGTCGCATCCTTGTCCGATATGTGACGTGGATTTTCCGATAGGACAGGCTCTTGGTGGTCACATGAGGAAGCATAGGAACGAGGAAGAGGCTAGCGGCGCGTTGGTTACACGCTCTTTTTTCCCTGAGGCGGCGACTTCGATGATTACGACATTGAAGAAATCGAGTAGTGGGAAAAGAGTTGCGTGTTTTGACTTGGGGCCAGATTCTGTGGAGAGTAGCATCAATTTGAACTTGGAATTAGGAAGTAGCATGTACTGA
- the LOC125575730 gene encoding zinc finger protein ZAT8-like, translating to MVARSENLDRTVEGTAGNNEKLERTVEDKAANCLMLLSRIGENGGGGRESRVYRCKTCMKEFSSFQSLGGHRASHNKHVNNSSSDEQSSLSSGSIAKTKRKTTNTTRSHPCPICDVDFPIGQALGGHMRKHRNEEEASGALVTRSFLPEAATSMITTLKKSSSGKRVACFDLGPDSVESSINLNLELGSSMY from the coding sequence ATGGTTGCAAGAAGTGAGAATCTTGATCGGACTGTGGAAGGTACGGCGGGAAATAACGAAAAACTTGAGAGGACGGTGGAAGATAAGGCGGCGAACTGTCTGATGCTGTTATCAAGAATTGGGGAAAACGGCGGAGGAGGCCGAGAGAGTCGTGTTTACAGATGCAAAACGTGTATGAAAGAGTTCTCatcgttccaatctttaggaGGCCATCGCGCAAGCCACAATAAACACGTTAACAACAGCAGCAGCGACGAACAGTCGTCACTTTCTTCGGGATCCATCGCTAAGACCAAGAGGAAGACCACGAACACAACAAGGTCGCATCCTTGTCCGATATGTGACGTGGATTTTCCGATAGGACAGGCTCTTGGTGGTCACATGAGGAAGCATAGGAACGAGGAAGAGGCTAGCGGCGCGTTGGTTACACGCTCTTTTCTCCCTGAGGCGGCGACTTCGATGATTACGACATTGAAGAAATCGAGTAGTGGGAAAAGAGTTGCGTGTTTTGACTTGGGGCCAGATTCTGTGGAGAGTAGCATCAATTTGAACTTGGAGTTAGGAAGTAGCATGTACTGA